The Melanotaenia boesemani isolate fMelBoe1 chromosome 12, fMelBoe1.pri, whole genome shotgun sequence genome contains the following window.
TTTAGATAAACTATGGATTTACTCAACAGGACAAGAAAAGTTAGATAGTAACAGCACACCAATATgctgtttataattttttatgctTTCCAATTGGTTTGTGTATGTGATGCAGCCCAATATGGTAATCAAAGTTTATGTATCCATAGATGTAAGGCTCTGAACATATAACTCTGCATTGCACACATACAATTTGCAAAAGGatttcattttctccttttttgtcaAAAATCTTCATAAACTCTCCTGGCAATTcagaatgtttttattcttgtgaaTGCTTTGTGTTAAATGTGAGGGGGGGAAGTGAaagtcatttcatttaatttgtttgatgGGTTTTCTTGTCAAATCAAACTAATAAGTTTCACCACTGATCACTCAAGAGTCTGTTCTTTCCTATCTAGAGTATATAGAGAACCCTCAGGGAAAGCCATCCACATTCCCATGTGTATCTTCAATGCAGTGTAGCTTGCACCCACATGGTTTGTTTGAACTTTAGCTTGCCTCTAATATTTACAGTGTGTATTCGTCTCTGACAGTGCAGTCACTCGGGAGACCCGTTTGAATGACAGGAGAATCAAAATAGAGCACAGCATGGTTGTGTCTGGAAATAGAGGCACGTGGTTGGCAGATGGTCCCTCAGTGATTCCTACATCAGGGCCAGCTTTTATAGAGGTGATGTCGCAGATGTAGCCTTATAGCGGATGctaatttgtttttcaatttttttaaggcaatacttttttttcttttttttgttttacaatctGTAAAACCATATGGAGTTTAGAGGACTGCTCATTGATTCCTCATCTCTTGTTGGTTGGATTCTGACGGATTTCCTGCCAGTGTCTTGCTGCCCTCTCATCTATGTATGTGTTTTCAGCTTTACCATTTAAATCCCTGATGAGAGTGCTGAGAAAAGTTCCTGTCCACAGCATTGTAGCGCTTGAAGCAGCGAGACAGTTAAACAAGGAAGCCTGAAACTGATCCTGATGCTTTGAATTTCTGAATGGGCAGGGCTGGGAGGACACTGACCTGCCTGTGAGGACGTGGGCTCTGCATGATCCCGTCTCTCCGCTTGTTTGCTGACTTTGACTCCCTCTCTCCAGCACGCTGTTGTCTGCTCTCCCTCTTCTCCCAGCACTGGCCAGAGCTCCTGCTGTAGGTGGAGCTGGCTTTCCTGGAATTGTCGGGCAACTTTTCCTGTTGTGCTTGCTACCTCTTGCTCAATCTCTTGCTTAATTACAACTCTGCTGCAGGATTACTGGTGTAGTGAAGACTTGTGCCATCTGGATGCATATCTCTACAACATGCTGAAATTTAGGATTGGTGCATTTGcgttaaacatatttttatgatTCAGATCAGAAGTTTTCCTTCAACAAAAATGTCTCAGCAGTGCAAAGTGGGGCGAAATCCATCGGTGGGTAAAGTAAACTGTGTTTGAATGGGAAAGCTTTCAGGAGTGTGTAATGTACTTTGGGCTGTAACTGTTTGCAGTGGCTGTTTGCCACAGTGTTATTTTACAAGCTTTTTGTATATTCAGGATATTTTATACCATAGGTGATGACATCAGAGGATCAGCCTGTTTGCATTGTGTTCATTAAACAAAGCTCTTTTATCCATTTTGTATTTAGGACATCCTTTTTGAACCAGCAGCCTAACCCGTTTGACTAGACCTGACAAAGCTGGAGTAGGTTGCCGCtttggtaaaatgatgtaatatTGTTAAATTAGAAATAATGTGGAATCAAGATTAGTGCTATAGCTCTAGAGACTATGTTCTAATGTCAACTTTGAAATAATATTGCtttattctttatgttttacttgtttGGTTAAAGACCAACATCTTCCACTAATGATGGGGAAGAGGTTATGTTTGATCCAGGAAAGTAATTCCCAGCCACCAGCATGTGTTGTTTGCtgtgtaaaagaacaaaacagtaCAGAGACAAAGGCCTACAGATGCATCACTGTCACAAGAGACAAGTGCAACAATTGCTTCTTGTTTTGTACAGTACAGTGGGATCGCTGAAAGTCTGAAGATTTGAATAGCACAGAAAGAACAAACCCAGGTCTTTTGCTCAGAGGTAATTGCTGCATCCCCGCAACTTCAAAAGACTGCTTGTGCCTGACTGTCCTAATAATGAGCTTTTGCCCTCTTCACGCATAATGAGTGGAGGTAGAGAGTTCACAATAGATAGACGCTGTGAGCACAGTGTGTCCACTTGCAGCTGGGGTGTCTGACTGACCGGGAACAAAGGCTtagtgtgtgtgatggtgtAGAGCCCCAGCCATAAGCAAGCAGGCCAATAGACTTCTGCTTGGCTGAGTTCTCAACACTCACCGACCGGCTTGCCTGCGGACTACAGTATAAAAAAGAACACATGCAGactatttctgtggaaattaAAAGGAGCCACATTCTTTCAGTTCTGCCAAGCAGACCCAACAGAAGCTTATGCATTATATGcaaatacatgtttttgcatGAGTGTTCTCCTGCTTGCATCTTTTAATTTTCCAGATTGCTTCAAATCCGTAATAAGACTTCtctcacaaatatttacataatatttATAGTCGTATTTGGCTtgcaaattaaatcaaaagaaaCTCTCGAAAGAGatgaataattttgtttttattatcataaatactcaataattaaaacagtcTCACCATGTCTGTTTTATTCAGGCTATACATGCTTCATGTCTGTAAGGTTGCAGCCTCATAGATTCGACCAGACTAatattcaaatcaaattatattttatttataaagcagttTTTATGCATAagtaacacaaagtgctttacgtaataaaatgtacacaaaaatgtttgttaaaattCTAATTGATCAATCTCAGGAAATCTAACtttaaaatcatatttacaACCTCCCACGATTTAACTTCTTATATTACTTCCATAATTTTCAAATTTCTCCTTGTCATCTTTTCAGATAGCTAATCAGCTTCCCTGGATTTCGTTGACGATCCTACTTTGTTTTGCCTGAAGATGGAAACACTGGAGTCGGAGCTGACCTGCCCAATTTGTCTCGAGCTTTTTGAGGACCCGCTGCTCTTGCCCTGTGCTCATAGTCTTTGTTTCAACTGTGCCCACCGAATCCTCATCGCCCATTGCACCCCCAGTGAGTCTATTCAGTCCATCACCGCCTTCCAGTGCCCAACCTGCCGCTATGTCATCAACCTCAACCAGAGGGGCCTAGAGGGACTGAAACGCAACGTGACCCTGCAGAATATCATCGACCGCTACCAGAAAGCCTCTCTGAGTGGACCTAACTCTCCTAACGAGACTCGCCGTGAGAGAGCTGTACCCGAAAGCAAAGCCATGACATCCTCCACTGACCGGGTGCAGTGTCAGTTCTGCGAGCAGGACCCTCCACAGGACGCTGTGAAGACCTGTGTCACCTGCGAGGTGTCATACTGCGAGGAGTGTCTCAAGGCCACTCATCCAAACAAGAAGCCTTTCACAGGCCACCGACTGATTGAGCCCTTGCTGGATTCCCATCTGCGAGGGCTCATGTGTCTGGAGCATGAGGACGAGAAGGTCAACATGTACTGTGTAACGGATGAACAGTTGATATGTGCACTATGCAAGCTTGTTGGCCGACATCGTGACCACCAAGTAGCGGCCCTCAGTGACCGATTTGACAAACTCAAGGTAAGAGGTGATTGATTGTTGAGGAATAGTTGGAGATTGAGAATGCACAGaggttttcatttataattcCTGCATTTATCAAAAACTTCTTTTTGGTATCTTAACATTTTAGGTGCAGAAGCTGATAGTAAAAGTGGGCATAATTTTATAATCGCGCAAAGTCACATAAATCATAGTTCATCAGCGGATTTTCAAAGGCACTGATGTCGTAAAGTAGACACATAAACTAAAGtgtatttgttgtttattaacTTAAAGCAGCAACCATGAATGAGCtgcattttgaaaaatacaatGTAATTTATGGGACAGTTGCTGCGTATATCCTCCACCAGAGGCCAATGCCttactttgtcattttaaagaaacGGATCCATCCCAAAATGTAATAGTTTCTTCCACTGGAAATGATCACctctaaatttaattaaatccagCCTTGTAGTTTTAACAAAATCCTTGTAAAAGGCAGACCAACAGAAGGCTTTTGCCTTGATGGAGGAATGAGCTGATACTGCttaatgttcatttttgttAGTAATCAGTTATGAAGTagtgctttacaaaaacacTCAGCTTTGCACGATTAACAGTGTGAAAGATAAAACTTCAGAAAATGACCTCCTTCCTCAGTTAGATTAAACTGTAATGTGTTGTGTGTGAGTTGAACACTGTGTCTTACTTGGCTGGTCTAAAATATCATGGCACCAGGTCCGGAGATGGCTTTCACAGTTTCGGGTTACGTGGAAATGCTCACTCTCAGCACATCAATAAGACATGAGACAATGCTGTTAGCCTGAGTATAAAAAGGTGGCTCTTCTTTTATTCTAAATTTGAATGAGCTTCTATCAAAAGAATTTTTGCCAACCCCCTACCAGGTGTCTTATCACAGCTTTAGCAACATCTTAGGATCATTCTATGGTCTATTATGAAGCAGCATGCCATGAAGCCTTTGATACAGAAATAGTAAGCTAACTGTAAAACATggttattaaaacattttcagtcttttgtaaaGGCGATCCAGGAAACTGCATGGCAAAGACTGCATGAAAAAACTAAGTTCTTTTTTCCACCAACGCTCACAGTTTTCATGCATGACTCACAAAAGGATGGTTTCATGTATCACAAACAAAACTCCAAACCCTTTTGTGTCCGTTCCTTTTATTCCACAATGCTTGCTGGTCACAGTGGAATTTGGATGCAAACAGTCTGTTTTCAGCATTTTGGGGACGTTAGGTCAGAGGACCAGACTTAACTTTTCTCCTTTGTCTGATCATGCTGTCGATGTGCAGAAATCTCCTGGCCGCTTTCTCTGTGTGGGGCGTGATCATTCACACCAGGAGGCAGACCAGGTGACCAGCGTTATTTCTTTGACTAAGCAATTGGGACAGACTTGTTGTATTGACTCAGTTGAAAGCTAAAGAAATCAAACAATAtaagttaaatgttttctgaaatAGTCACCTCTGGTATATACATTTGAGTAATTTAGCCTTGTTGGTTATTATAGTGTTCAGCTTTGTAAGTCTGTTGTGTATTCATTATTCCATCTGATAAGTAATGTCAACACTTACACTGCATAATACCATTCACCACATGATTAGtaacatgatgatgaagaggttaAGATGAACACAATCCACTTTATGTTTTAATAGCTTGCTACTGTTAACAGTTTGAAACATTTTCTCTGATTAAAGATATGAACTCATTTCTTATGTTCAGTATTCACCTACGTGTCTCCTTTTATGGTGCCTCATATTCCCCTTGTTCATGTATTTATCTTTACATCCTGTTGACCTCACATTACATGCAGTTACTTCCCTTGTTAGAGGTCTCAAGTGAAAGAGGAAATGGCAATTCCCATCCAAGagagaaataatatttttcatagCATGCAGGTCAAACCCAAGCTTCATGCAGCCAAGGTTGTTGGAACTTTTACTAGTATTTTCTAACACTTTTTACAGCCAACATGCTGCATATTTCTGTGGAAGCCTCGCTTAGAGGGGTACTGCAATATTGTAaaggttcttttagttgtttataaatgtcttattGGTTTTgagccttcttatttatctgacctgcttttaaattatgaatccTTGCGGAcactgaggtcctctggtaccagcCTGATGGTTGTTACTAAAGTAAGAACTGAAACTTACGGCGAGGCCTCGTTTTACCACTACGGTCCTCGACTAGCCTgagggcctcagggctgcagagactattgatgtttttaaacagaggattaagacctacctttttagcatAACCTACAGTATAactcattttttattcagtttgttcttttttaatttaatcaatgTTTACCTTTAACTTAGTTATtaaatttagtatttatttacatttttattttaattctactTCAGGTTTTTAGACtgatttgagttttgttttatttattcatttttccattccagtgttttcctcttggAGGTTCACTGCATTGGGAGCTATCCCTGCTCTGACTGTGTGGTCATTGCCGTGGGGATTGTACTTGTTGGGGTAGTCAGGGCCCTGCACAACAGCCTTATGGTTGTGGTGCGAAAATATCTACCGACACTAATGAATCTAAGTGCCAATACTTAAGAACAACAAAgctttttctattaaaaataagACAACACTAGACAACAGGCTGTGGAAATCTGAGTCATTTGTCTTTAAGGCAGCTTGTTAGTTATAAAATTAACACTACCCATCTAACAACCTAACAAACTTCTAACCCATCAGGGTACAGACAGAAGACATCAGGCTTTGTCTTGCAGTGGGATGTTGGTGTTAACAAATCCTTTGGGCCCTGTGAGCTAGGGGTCGTTGCTTTTGTCACAGTCTTGTTCTTGTGCATTCGTTAGATGCTCGATGGATCAGATTGGTATTTTGGGAGTGTTGAAGCGGAGTCAACATCTCAAGCTTTTATATTGTGTTCCCAATAGTTCTTAGCAGCTCAGAACATTTTCCTCCTTAGCGGTTTTTGCACTGTGCTCATCGTCCTGCTGAAAAAGTCTGCTTTATTATCTACAATGTTTGGTGGGCGTAAGTAACTTCCATGTAAATGCTAGAACCCAAGATTTACCAAAAGAAAATTGTTTGGTGTCAAAAAGATCAATGCTATTTACTTCTGGTCCCTGGTAggtgtacagtatataaaataAGATAATTAATTAGAACCCCACCAGCCCCACAAGCTCAAACAGTGAGGAAATAAACAGTGTCTTGTAATGAAAACAGTGTATTAAACTATGATGTGCACAGATTAGGTTAAAGcttcaacaaaataaaaaccaaagatTTGGAATTAGACCTGCGCTCTTCATAGGATGAAGTGGctgccaaagaataaaaattcttATATGACACAGGATAAAACGCTTGATTCTGACAGTGACCTGTTTGGACTCTGAGAGGAAGGAAGAACGTCTGGCCAATATAAAGATGTGGGAGCAGAAGCATTCCCTTACAAAAGGAAGCTGCTATTCTTTCCTCTCATcagctttaaatgattttaggaaAGAGACCTCattagagagagaaagaggtcTAAACATATGAGGAAGATTAATTTTGAATGCTTGGAGAGATGAACATACTCTGTCTTATGATTCCTTGCTTTTCCATTTGCCCTTTATGGCTTTATTTGTGCTTCTCTTTACCTtaataaacaacagaaacacgGAGGTCTTTAAACTGCATATATTAGGCTATATTTGAAGTAACTTTGATTAGTATGTCATGCTCGATGCAGCCCTTTGAAATTTTGAACTCGCTGCTACCCGCGACGCAAAATCTGAAATGGCTTTCATCCCATTCTTTTCAGTATGAATAAATCATATTTATGagagcagtaaaataaaacctCTGCTATTTTAGTGTATGGTGACGCAGATACCTTATGAAATCACAATGTGAAACACCTAACATGAAAGTGGTCTCACCACTGTTTGCTTGAAGCTTTTGATCTTTGCTGCATTCTCTTATTTGCTCTCATCTGCGACTACTTGGAGTTTCTGTATATGATCCTCTGGGTTATATTTATGGTGTTTGTGAAATTAAGTTTTACAATGTTTTAATATAACTTCAAATCAAATGTAGATGAGTTGAACATTAGATCCATTTTAGgactacatttttttaaatattctctaAAGCAaattattatattgttttatattttagcaAAAGGGTTGAAATGAAAGagatttttctctctgctttatCTGATCGAGTTGAAAACATGTTCTTCTCTGTTAAACTACTGTATTTTCAAGTGCTTGCTCTTAGGGGGTTAAATGGAATTACAGaattttttccacacatttataattgaatgaataattttatttataggtCCGCAAAACCTTTCCTCTGGAAGAATAATACTTAGACATTTTTTCACCCTGAGAGTAAACCATCCTCATGCCACCCAATTACAGAGAGAGATTAAGTTAGAAACATAAGCCTTTGATCTCAGTTAGTGATTAACATGGCCAGGGTTTAGTTGTCCAAATCACTGGctgatgctctgttaagctcCATAGCCTCAGCAGGTAGAATGATGGGATCTTTGACACACTGCAGGGAGGACTCTGGGGAGCTTCACACGAATCAGAGCCAAAAAAAGTGGAAAGTTGGATTGAGTGGTACCCCGTGCTCACTACATTTGGGCCTGACATGTCCCTTTTGTATGTTCCCATTCACATACTCACACTGCTCTCCATTTGTTGAGGTGCTTACAGTTTGATGATGGAAAATGAATAATTAGATATtcccttttaattttttttttcagcaagtCTTGGATTCCAACCTCAGTAATCTAATCAAGAGGACCAGTGAGCTGGAAAGCTTGATGGGCAAACTTATCCAAACCTGCCAACATGTAGAGGTGAGGTTCTTAATTTGTCTGCTTCCTATGCTCTTTACTTCTGACTGGCATTTCTTGAACCACTCATTAAATCATTATCATCATAAATAACTGTATCTGAACAAATGAGTGCTCTGAAGGCACAAGGAGATATCGTAAATACGTGTGCATCTTGAGTATTGTCAAAGCATTGTCTGGAGTAAATATTTTACGTATGTGCTACTTGTGTTATGATGCTTTTAACCAATTATTTTATCTTACCACacagttttaatgtgttttttttttttttttttttttacaattttgctGAAATCAAATTTATGTTTGGGCCAAATAGAGACATTCTCAACAGCATCAATTGATTGTTCCTATGTGCTGCCCCAAATAACATGGCAGAATTATCCCCTAATTGGTTTTCCTGCCTCACTCTGTCTGGATTCTGCTGCTCATGAGAAATACTACAGAGATTGCTAAAGTTTGCAGCACAGGAATCTGACAAAGCAAATAAGAGACAAGAAACAGCGTTATTTGCTGTCTCTTATCTACAGTAAACTTCTGTCCTGTCCAGGTAAATGCATCGCGGcaagaaaacaagctgctggaagAGTGTGACCTGCTGATTAACATCATACAGCAGCGGAGACAAATCATAGCGACCAAGATAAAGGAGGGAAAGGTATTATTTCTCAACCTTTGTATCTATATaacctttgtttgtttgtttatcacTTTGTCCGTGTCGGTACCCTTGCCTCCCCAAACCCAAACTTGCTGATCTTATTAgaacaataaaaagaacaaattgcAGTTAcaggataagaaaaaaaatgtatcttgAAAATGTTCTTGTCTAAAGTGAATGTGTGTAATGTTTTAAACATCTCTTTTCTTCCTACATTTGAATACATAGCCACTTCACACACCCTTATTCAGTTCAGCACATGCAGGAGGTTTGACTGCTAGACAATTTGGCTATAAGTCTATGGTGGCTAATGTTTGATGTAAGTTTAATATATATTCTTTTGTTATGGCACTCCACTAACTCCACTAACTGCATCTCTCTTTTCTACTTGTGCCACTGTTAAGCTACCATTGTCCATTTCTCAGAAAGGCAGAGCTAGAGTAAATCTCGCTGGAAGCATGTCTGCTGTTTCCTGCCTGAAGTCTTCCGTACTTTCAGACAACCtgcctaaagaaaaaaaatagctcaTAGTGTCTAAGTCCATAATTGTAGTTGTGGGATATACTTGACAAGATTTATGCTTTAAacaatgcatgaaaaaaaataaataaataaaataatctcatTCTCTACAATGATACAGCGCTGGATGTCAATCAGTTACTGATGGGCTGAGAACCATGAAGCACAAGCAGCTGCTCATGTTTTCTTTAAGCCAATCTCGTTCTTAGGATAGCATTATGCCAATATGGAAAAGTAGAAAAGTTTGGGTAAAGAAaatcctatatatatatatatatatattttttttttaaatatatatttatataattagggAATATAAATAAGAAGAAAGTGCAATAATTTGTAAATGTcaagaaataatattttattcattatagaacacagaaaacatatcagatattgaaactgagaaatttgctatttctaaaaaaaataaggacGCTCATCTTGAATTGGATGGTAGCTACATGGCTTACAAACTTGGATCAGGACCATGTTTATCACGGTCTTTCTCGTCTGATATAGGACATATATTGTCTACATGCTTAACCGTCCTGGTTTatctttgtcatattttaatttatgatgtgccaaattatttaaatttgtgaaaatatttgtggcttaaatagtgaaaaaaaactgcatactTAGCTTACTCTTTTGTACGCTATCTCAAATATTTTTGAATTAGGGTTGCAAGTGAAATACAACTGAAATGGCTGTTCTAAGCATCCGACGAGTCCCCTATCCTGACCATATACTGTGTGTAAATATGACCTATCACAGAGCTCATTGATAGGTTTGagatatatatttctttttataaactCAGTTTTGACACAAAAAGCTTGTCTGGTGTTTggcataaaaccttttttttattgggtGAGGGGAAAGATCAGTATATTCTTTAAATTTTGGTTATGATAAACATGCAGGCtatgaaacagaaacaaaagctgACTTTTGGTTTCAAAGGGAAAAATACGTTAATGCCTATTTACACATTTCTATGCTTGTTTCAGGATGATTGTAGGCTTGTAGTACAATATATTCAGTGTATTGCTTTGTATTGCTTTTGCCATCAGTAATCTGCTCTTGGGTGCTGCTGCATCTATTTCTATACTATTTCTATACCAGGGATCCCCAAAtccagacctcttgggccagtgtctccaacaacacctgactcaaattaaatggatccaacagcatATGCAATTCTGCACAATTACTCCCTCATTTGACTCaggtgttttggagcagggatacattgaaaatctgcaggacacaaGAGATCTGGATTTGGTGATTTATACCAGGGGTGgacaacgtcggtcctcaagagccacaatcctgcagttttccatgcatccctgcgccgacacacctgacttaaactaatgagtcattatgcaaatccttataggctgttggatccatttaatttgagtcaggtgtgttggtgcagggatgcatggaaaacctgcaggattgtggctcttgaggaccgatgttggccacccctgatctaTACTATACTTCTCTTCAAATGTACCATGTCCCTTGAATTATTTCCCTTCCTTTTCCCTTGTTAGATGCCCATAGAGAGTAGGTGGCAAGCTGTGACATGTTCCCTGACAGAGTAAGATCATCCCTGATTCCTGTGATGGTCCTCTAGAGGAAGGCACTTTCCTTCCTCACTTCGTGCCTCATGACAGGTTGTGAGTTTGCTCTCAGCCCCTAAGCCAGTTAAGAGGATGTGGTTACTCTGACAGTGTTATATGGGATGTTTCGCAAATATACCTCTAATGCAAGTACAGCCGAGTATGACTGGATCTGATTTTCTATATCCCCAGCAGGATTTTCTAACATGGCAAAGTGATTGCCAATCTGGCAGGTTGCTCTGCTCTATAGATTAGTTATTCACCCTGATATTCATCGATCTCTATATCATATTTTCTGTCCAGGCAGTGAGGCTGAGGAAGCTAGCACAACAGATAGCCGGGTGCAAGCAGTGCATCGAAAGGTCCTCTTCCCTTATCAGTCAGGCTGACCAAACACTCAAGGAGACTGACCATGCTCGCTTCCTTCAGACAGCTAAAAGCATCTGTGAGAGGTAAGGGAGCAGTAAAGGCCAACCCTTgctgcaaaaaggaaatgtctttattttctaatttatgTCTATTTTTAATATAGAGTGTCCATGGCAACAGCATCTTCACAAATCCTTTTACCAGAGATTAACCTGAATGACAGCTTTGATACTTTTGCATTGGACTTCACAAGGGAGAAGAAAATGCTTGAAAGCTTAGATTATCTCACAGGTAAGCCAGGTTGGGCATATTAACCTGAACATTGTATTGCTTGGCATGTGTAATCTTTTTACTCTTTATTGCCtgaaagtttatatatatatatatatatatatatatatatatatatatatatatatatatatatatatatataatcattgaacattatttgcatattttcctTGAATCATGGATTTCTATTATTTAAAAGCTTCAATATGGGATAATAGTAAATGGTTTATATTTAAACTATATTAGTTATTGagtagcagaaaaataaaaagcttgatACTGTGGGCA
Protein-coding sequences here:
- the mid1 gene encoding E3 ubiquitin-protein ligase Midline-1 isoform X1, encoding METLESELTCPICLELFEDPLLLPCAHSLCFNCAHRILIAHCTPSESIQSITAFQCPTCRYVINLNQRGLEGLKRNVTLQNIIDRYQKASLSGPNSPNETRRERAVPESKAMTSSTDRVQCQFCEQDPPQDAVKTCVTCEVSYCEECLKATHPNKKPFTGHRLIEPLLDSHLRGLMCLEHEDEKVNMYCVTDEQLICALCKLVGRHRDHQVAALSDRFDKLKKSPGRFLCVGRDHSHQEADQQVLDSNLSNLIKRTSELESLMGKLIQTCQHVEVNASRQENKLLEECDLLINIIQQRRQIIATKIKEGKAVRLRKLAQQIAGCKQCIERSSSLISQADQTLKETDHARFLQTAKSICERVSMATASSQILLPEINLNDSFDTFALDFTREKKMLESLDYLTAPNAPVIREELCTASYDTITVHWTSDDEFSVVSYELQYSIFTSQSNVVSLCNSVDSWMIVPNIKQNHYTVHGLQCGTKYIFIVKAINQAGNRSSEPGKLKTNSQPFKLDPKSAHRKLRVSHDNLTVERDETSSKKSHSQDRFSSHSSYGVTGNVYIDSGRHYWEALIGGSTWFAVGIAYKSAPKHEWVGKNSTSWVLSRCNNSWVVRHNCKEIPIDPSPHLRRLGVLLDYDSGSLSFYDAVGSQHLYTFDIDFAQPVCPVFNVWNRCLTILSGLPIPDHLEGTDCNH
- the mid1 gene encoding E3 ubiquitin-protein ligase Midline-1 isoform X2; amino-acid sequence: METLESELTCPICLELFEDPLLLPCAHSLCFNCAHRILIAHCTPSESIQSITAFQCPTCRYVINLNQRGLEGLKRNVTLQNIIDRYQKASLSGPNSPNETRRERAVPESKAMTSSTDRVQCQFCEQDPPQDAVKTCVTCEVSYCEECLKATHPNKKPFTGHRLIEPLLDSHLRGLMCLEHEDEKVNMYCVTDEQLICALCKLVGRHRDHQVAALSDRFDKLKQVLDSNLSNLIKRTSELESLMGKLIQTCQHVEVNASRQENKLLEECDLLINIIQQRRQIIATKIKEGKAVRLRKLAQQIAGCKQCIERSSSLISQADQTLKETDHARFLQTAKSICERVSMATASSQILLPEINLNDSFDTFALDFTREKKMLESLDYLTAPNAPVIREELCTASYDTITVHWTSDDEFSVVSYELQYSIFTSQSNVVSLCNSVDSWMIVPNIKQNHYTVHGLQCGTKYIFIVKAINQAGNRSSEPGKLKTNSQPFKLDPKSAHRKLRVSHDNLTVERDETSSKKSHSQDRFSSHSSYGVTGNVYIDSGRHYWEALIGGSTWFAVGIAYKSAPKHEWVGKNSTSWVLSRCNNSWVVRHNCKEIPIDPSPHLRRLGVLLDYDSGSLSFYDAVGSQHLYTFDIDFAQPVCPVFNVWNRCLTILSGLPIPDHLEGTDCNH
- the mid1 gene encoding E3 ubiquitin-protein ligase Midline-1 isoform X3, with amino-acid sequence METLESELTCPICLELFEDPLLLPCAHSLCFNCAHRILIAHCTPSESIQSITAFQCPTCRYVINLNQRGLEGLKRNVTLQNIIDRYQKASLSGPNSPNETRRERAVPESKAMTSSTDRVQCQFCEQDPPQDAVKTCVTCEVSYCEECLKATHPNKKPFTGHRLIEPLLDSHLRGLMCLEHEDEKVNMYCVTDEQLICALCKLVGRHRDHQVAALSDRFDKLKQVLDSNLSNLIKRTSELESLMGKLIQTCQHVEVNASRQENKLLEECDLLINIIQQRRQIIATKIKEGKAVRLRKLAQQIAGCKQCIERSSSLISQADQTLKETDHARFLQTAKSICERVSMATASSQILLPEINLNDSFDTFALDFTREKKMLESLDYLTAPNAPVIREELCTASYDTITVHWTSDDEFSVVSYELQYSIFTSQSNVVSKSVMKLSYGSAVWCFSGMIKINCSVNDFLCPVAAGLCNSVDSWMIVPNIKQNHYTVHGLQCGTKYIFIVKAINQAGNRSSEPGKLKTNSQPFKLDPKSAHRKLRVSHDNLTVERDETSSKKSHSQDRFSSHSSYGVTGNVYIDSGRHYWEALIGGSTWFAVGIAYKSAPKHEWVGKNSTSWVLSRCNNSWVVRHNCKEIPIDPSPHLRRLGVLLDYDSGSLSFYDAVGSQHLYTFDIDFAQPVCPVFNVWNRCLTILSGLPIPDHLEGTDCNH